One genomic window of Aricia agestis chromosome 7, ilAriAges1.1, whole genome shotgun sequence includes the following:
- the LOC121729134 gene encoding uncharacterized protein LOC121729134, producing MTSLRRTPPASSTGNMSHKNYDSDTLSERGGNDYVRQKRRRQSDEDIIMLSNKIDQYFSELKQQNAELRDSLQFMSDKYDTTLNMISKMEEKRLEDKKQIAKLEERLEFMIASIEIRNIPSSSKENKKKETKEDICELVQGFAKTLSVSLNESDIKDVYRVTTNKETIKPIIIELNRPRKPVYVSEVLTSRTQKIYHMARQFVKDYNYSYCWTSRGTIYIRKTEGEQAIRIESEEDLNKLKLKQ from the exons ATGACATCTCTTCGCCGCACTCCGCCAGCCTCTTCAACAGGGAATATGTCCCATAAGAACTATGACTCTGATACTCTTTCTGAAAGAGGAGGCAATGACTACGTTAGGCAGAAACGTAGGCGACAAAGTGATGAGGACATTATAATGCTATCTAACAAAATCGACCAGTACTTCTCCgaactaaaacaacaaaatgcTGAACTAAGGGACAGTCTACAATTTATGTCGGACAAATATGACACCACCCTAAATATGATTAGCAAAATGGAAGAAAAGAGGTTAGAGGACAAAAAACAAATTGCAAAGCTCGAAGAAAGACTAGAGTTTATGATAGCCAGCATAGAAATACGCAATATACCAAGTTCCTCcaaggaaaataagaaaaaggAAACGAAGGAGGATATTTGTGAATTAGTGCAAGGATTTGCTAAAACTTTGAGTGTTAGTCTAAATGAATCTGATATAAAGGATGTCTATCGAGTGACTACAAATAAGGAAACCATAAAACCAATCATTATTGAACTAAATA GACCGAGGAAACCTGTATATGTATCGGAGGTTCTGACATCCAGGACACAAAAAATCTACCATATGGCACGGCAGTTTGTAAAAGATTACAATTACTCTTACTGCTGGACCTCTAGAGGCACAATCTATATACGCAAAACAGAAGGAGAACAAGCAATTCGCATTGAATCAGAAGAAGATCTAaataagttaaagttaaagcaaTGA